The stretch of DNA CCCGCGACGTATCTGATACCCGACAACCACAGCATTGCCGATACCCCAACCACCGCAACGGCAGGTGGAACGTATCCAGATCGCAAATGAATACCCCATCGCGGACACAACGACATCGCACGGCAGGCATAGCCTGCCCTACGGTGCAACGTATCCAGATCGCAAATGAATACCCCATCGCGGGCGCAACGACATCGCACGGCAGGCCGAGCCTGCCCTACGGTGCAACGTATCCAGACCGCAAATGAATACCCCATCGCGGGCGCAACGACATCGCCACGGCAGGCCGAGCCTGCCCTACGGGTGTAACTCTGCTTCTGTAAATACATCTGCGAATAAAGCTGAACTTAAGTAACGTTCTGCAGAGCTTGCCAGCATTACGACTATGTTCTTGCCTTTATGCTCTTCTTTCTCAGCTAATCGTTTAGCCGCTACTACCGTAGCTCCAGAGGAAATGCCGGCCAGTATGCCTTCTTCATGCATCAGGCGGTGCGCCATGTCTATCGCTTCCTGACTACTGACGCGCTCGACTGCGTTGACTAAAGACAGATCCAGGTTGTCGGGTATAAAACCTGCACCTATGCCTTGTATTTTATGAGGAGAATGAGTCAGTTCCTGGTTTTCCAGCGTCTGCCCGATAATAGGGGATTCGGCGGGTTCGACTGCTACGCAACGAACCTTTTTGCCTTGTTCTTTAAAGTAGCGGCCCACTCCGCTGATAGTACCGCCAGTACCTACACCTGTGACAAAAATATCTATTTTACCATCCAGTGCCTGATCAATTTCGGGCCCGGTGGTGGTGAGATGAATCGCCGGGTTCGCAGGATTAGAGAACTGACGCAGATATAAATAGCCCTCAGGATCGCTATCTGCAAGTTCTTCCGCTTTCTGCACCGCGCCCTTCATGCCTTTATCTGCGGGGGTAAGGATCAGCGTGGCGCCTAAGGCTTTTAACAGTTTGCGGCGCTCGAGACTCATAGACTGAGGCATGGTAAGAGTCAGGGGAATGCCTCTTGCTGCAGCAACGAAAGCTAATGCAATTCCGGTATTGCCAGAAGTAGCCTCGAGCAAGGTTCTACCAGGTGTGATAGCGCCTTGCTTTTCAGCTTCCCATACCATATTGGCGCCCAGCCGGCATTTCACGCTATTGGAAGGGTTACGGCTTTCTATTTTGGCAAAGACGTTACCACTGACTACACGATTAAGTTTTACTAAAGGGGTTCCACCAATGCTGGTGGAGTTGTCATTGAACACTTTGGACATAAAAAGATCCTCACAATAAAGAATAGTATGGCATTATGATCTTTGGCCATCTAGATGGCTAATTCTATTTAGAGATATATAAGACCTAACTGTTATTTCACTTATGGACGTTTAGACGTCTAAATATGCATAGTTATAATCAATCTTAATGACGCTATGCAAATTTCAGACTTAATTAAGCAATCAAACCCATTGAACCAGACTCAGCAGCAGCAAATGAACGCACTGCTTGGTTCTCTTGATACTGTGCAACGTGCATGGGTTCATGGATATATCGCGGCCACGCTCAGCGTGACGTCGGAGTTAAATGCGGTTCCAGCCGCAGCTTCTGAGGAACCTCAGGTGACTGTACTCTATGGTTCACAAACCGGGAACTCGCGTCATCTGGCTGAGCAACTAGCTGAACGCTGTAATAGCCTGGCAGTGCAGACTCGTGTGCTGGATATGGCGGATTATAAAAATCGTGACTTGAAAAAAGAAAGTCATTTGATCCTGGTTACATCAACCTATGGAGAAGGTGAGCCTCCTGAGAATGCGATTTCACTTTACAATTTTCTGTATAGCAAGAAAGCGCCGTCATTGAAGTCTCTCAATTTTGCCGTATTGGGCCTGGGGGATAGCAGCTATGAATTCTTTTGTAAGACAGCCTTAGATTTTCATGCGCAGTTAGAGCAGCTTGGTGCACAGTCCCTTTTGCCCTGCGTTGAGCTTGATGTTGATTATGAGACCGCTGCAGAGGAGTGGGAGGAGCGTGTCAGTCAATTACTGCAAGAGCGTTGTGTAGACGTGGTAAAGGGCAATCATCCCCCTGCAGTTGTAACACCGACACCTCTCACAACATATAACAAAAAGAATCCATATAGTGCCGAGCTGTATACGCACCAACGCATAACAGGTCGGCGATCCTCGAAAGATATCCGCCATGTTGAATTGGCCTTAGGTGATTCCGGTTTAACTTATCAACCTGGAGATTCTCTCGGGGTGTACTTCAAAAATGATCAGGAGCTGGTTGAAGAACTGCTCGAACTGACGGCTGTGAAGCCTGATGCTGAAGTAACCCTGGATGGCAAGACGCTTAGTATTGTCGACGCTATTAAGGAACATAAAGAAATCACTCAGGCCTACCCTGGTTTTGTAGAGTTCTATGCCAGGCAGGGCGGCATTGAGCAACTGAATTCGCTGCTGGAGGATAAGAAGCAACTACACAGCTATCTTCAAAGTCGTCAAATTATTGACATAGTGCGAGAGCATCCCTTTCCTTTACCCGCCCAGGCTTTAGTTGATGGGCTACGCAAACTGCAGCCACGTCTTTATTCAATAGCCTCCTCACAAAAAGAAGTTGAAGACGAAGTGCATCTTACGGTTGCTGTTGTGCGTTATGAGGCCTTTGGTGTCAGTCATACCGGCGGAGCCTCAGGTTTTCTTGCCGACAGAATAACCGCGGGTGATCAGGTTCGCATTTATGTTGAAGAGAATAAGAACTTCCGTTTGCCAGAAGAAGATGACAGCGACGTCATTATGATAGGACCAGGTACTGGCATTGCACCTTTTCGTGCGTTTTTGCAGGAGCGGGAACAACGCAAAGCGAAGGGGAAGAACTGGCTGTTCTTTGGCAATCCTCATTTTACCGAAGATTTTCTGTATCAGGTTGAATGGCAGGGATATCTGAAAAACGGTTTATTGACCCGTATTGATCTGGCTTTTAGTCGTGACCAGGAAGATAAGTTATACGTGCAGCACCGTTTGCGTGAACAGGGGAAAGAGGTTTATGCATGGCTGCAGCGCGGAGCTTATCTCTATATCTGTGGTGACGGACAGCGTATGGCTAAAGATGTGGAAGCTGAGTTAATCAGCATTGTGCAGCAGTATGGCAATAAAACTGATACTGAGGCGAGTGACTACCTGCAACAACTTAAACAGCAAAAACGTTATCAGAAGGATGTGTATTAATGAGCAAATTTCCAGTCAAATCTGAACTTGTGGTGCCCGGTTCGCTTTCTGATAACGAACGCTTAAAGGCAGAAAGCAAATTATTGCGTGGGACCATCACCACTGACTTGTCGAATCCTGTTACGGGCGGTTTTAATACCGACAATTTCACCTTGATTCGTTTTCATGGCATGTACCAGCAGGACGATCGGGATATCCGCTCGGAGCGTCAGGAGCAAAAACTTGAGCCACTGCACAATGTCATGCTTCGTGCACGTATGCCTGGGGGCATTATCACCCCTCAGCAGTGGCTTGCCATAGATGACTTTGCTGCCCGCAGCACTTTGTATGGCAGCATTCGGTTAACCACCCGGCAGACTTTCCAGTTTCATGGTGTCTTAAAACCTCATATTAAACCTATGCATCAGTTATTAAACAGCGTGGGCATTGATTCCATTGCGACAGCGGGAGACGTAAATAGAAACGTGCTGTGTACGTCCAATCCTGTGGAGTCTGAGTTGCATGCAGAAGCTTACGGCTGGGCGGCAAAAATAAGCGAACATTTATTGCCCCGCACTAAAGCCTACGCGGAGATCTGGCTGAACAAAGAAAAAGTAGAATCGACAGAAAGTGAACCTGTATTAGGGGAAAATTATTTGCCCCGTAAATTTAAAACCACAGTGGTGATACCGCCACACAATGATGTGGATGTGCATGCTAATGACCTGAATTTTGTAGCCATTGCTGAGAAAGGCCGCTTGATTGGTTTTAATGTGCTAGTCGGTGGTGGGTTAGCAATGACATTCGGTGACAACGCCACTTACCCCAGAAGAGCTGATGAGCTTGGTTTCATTCCGTTGGAGCAGACGCTTACTGTTGCCGAACATGTTGTATCTGTGCAGCGTGACTACGGTAATCGGGTGAACCGCAAAAACGCTAAGACTAAATATACTATCGACCGTCTGGGCCTGGACACTTTCCGTTCTCTGGTAGAAGAAAGAACCGGGTTTTCATTTGAACCCGTGCACCCTTATCAGTTTACCTCACGAGGGGACCGTTTTGGCTGGGTCAAAGGCATTGATAATAAACAGCACCTGACCTTATTTATTGAAAGCGGACGCATTCTGGATAAACCCGGAAGACCGATAAAAACAGGTCTGGCCAAGATCGCTCACATACATAAGGGCGATTTTCGAATGACGGCAAATCAGAACCTGATTATAGCTGGCGTCGAGCCCACCGAGGTTGAGCTCATTGAACAGCTTGCGCGGGAATATGGCTTGCTGGATAAAAAAATTAGTCCCCAGCGTTTGAATTCCATGGCCTGCGTATCCTTTCCTACCTGTCCTCTTGCGATGGCCGAAGCTGAGCGTTATTTGCCTGAGTTGGTAGGTAAAGTAGAAGCGCTACTGGTGAAACATGGCGTGGATGAAGAGCATATTGTGCTGCGTGTCACTGGCTGCCCTAATGGTTGCGGCCGGGCGATGCTGGCTGAGGTGGGCCTTATCGGCAAAGCACCTGGCAAATACAATCTGTATTTGGGGGGTAACCGGGTAGGCACCCGGATCCCGAAACTCTTTAGTGAAAATATTCCTGAACAAAAAATCCTGCAGATCCTGGATCAGTTAATAGCCAGCTGGGCGCAGGATCGAGTCGGGCCGGAGTGTTTTGGTGACTTTGTTATTCGCACCGGTGTGGTCAAAGAAGTGAAGGTCTCGCACCTTGATTTTCATAGCTAAGGAGTTGTTATGCGGACGATGAAACGGATTCTGCAACAGGACGAAAGTACCCAGCAAGCCTGGTTAACGGAAGCCAATCAGGCGATGCAGGAAGTCACGGCTGAAGAGCGTGTCCAACAGGCGCTTAGCCACTTTCCGGTCAATGCAGTGGTCAGTTCCAGTTTTGGGGCTCAGGCGGCCGTTATGTTGCACTTGCTGAGCCGACAGCGGGAAGATATTCCGGTTATTTTGCTGGATACCGGTTATCTATTTGCCGAAACCTATCGTTTTGCTGATGAGCTGCAACAACGGTTGCAGCTAAACCTTAAAGTTTATCGTGCCCCGCTTTCTGCCGCCTGGCAGGAAGCCCGCTGGGGGCAGCTGTGGACTGAAAAAGAAGGTTTACAGCGCTATAACCAGCTTAATAAGGTTGAACCTATGCAACGGGCTTTAAAAGAACTCAATGCAGGAACCTGGTTCAGCGGTCTGCGCCGGCAGCAAAGCAGGACCCGCCAGCAAATCCCGTTTGCAGAGCGACATACGAATGTTATCAAAGTACATCCGATCGCGGATTGGTCCGATCGGGATATCTATAACTACTTAGAACGTCACCAGCTGCCTTATCACCCGCTATGGCATAAGGGTTATGTCTCTATTGGCGATACTCATTCAACCCAGCGCCTGGATCCTGGCATGAACCCTGAGGACACCCGCTTTAATGGCATGGGCCGTGAGTGCGGTCTGCATACATAAGCATAGCGATCTCATTGCTCATGCATTTTGGTTATATCTAAGTGTATAAGAGTATTTATGTTTAGACGTCTAGATGGCTATATTAAGGGGGTGATTTTACAATGAGATTGCCTGATGGATTACTTACCAATATTTGCACAGCTGCATGATAAACCCGTTTTAGTTGTCGGTGGTGGCGATGTGGCACTGCGAAAGATAAAGCTATTGCTAGCCGCCGGGGCGCGCGTCACTGTGCTGGCCAGAACTATCATTCCTTCTATTCGAGCGCTGCCCGACGATCAGGTTATTTGCCTGCAAGCTGAATTTGGTGAACACCCAGTGGCTGGCTACAAGCTCATTGTCGCGGCTACAGATATCCCTGCAGTTAATCGACGGGTGCATGCTGAGGGCCAGCTCCACAATATCTGGGTAAATGCGGTAGATGACCCTGACAACGGTGATTTTATTATGCCAGCCATTGTGGATCGCAGCCCTCTGGTGATGGCCATTTCTTCCGGAGGCAAGGCTCCGGTGCTGGCTCGCATGTGGCGTGAAAAGCTGGAACAGCTGGCTTCTCAGTCAACTCAGGATATGGCCAAGCTTGCAGCCCATAACCGCAGTCTGGTGAAAAGTTCGTTATCTAATCTGCAACAGCGACGTGACTTCTGGGAGCGTTTTTTTGCAGGGCCGGCGCTGTCGTTACTGCAATCAGGCAAGCATGAGCAGGCGCAACAATTACTGAGCCATGAGCTAGCGGGTTTTTCGGTTAATCAGGGAGAGGTCTATTTAGTGGGAGCGGGACCGGGAGACCCTGAACTGCTAACCATAAAAGCCATGCAATATATGCAAAAAGCAGACGTCATTGTGCATGACGGTCTGGTTTCTGAAGCCGTGCTGGAGCTTTCCCGCCGTGATGCTGAGCGCATCAGCGTGGCCAAAAAAGCAGGGCTACACAGCATGCAGCAAAACGATATTAATCAGTTGTTGGTGCAACTTGCGAATGAAGGTAAGCGTGTGTGCCGGCTGAAGGGCGGCGACCCTTTCATATATGGGCGTGGGGGTGAAGAGTGTCAGGCGCTTAAAAAGGCCGGTGTGCGTTATTTTGTAGTGCCGGGAATTACCGCCGCGGCGGGTTGCGCGGCTTATGCCGGCATTCCTCTGACGCATCGCGATTATGCACAGACGCTGCATCTGGTGACAGGGCACTGTCAGCCCAACGGCGAACGTCCGGACTGGCTAGCGCTCGCCCGTTCCAGGCAAACCCTGGTGGTTTACATGGGGTTGATCACTAGCGAACAACTCAGCCAGCAATTAATCAGGCACGGGCGCAGTGAGACAACGCCTGTAGCTGTAATTGAAAATGGCACTTTAGCTACACAGCGCTGCATCACGGGCAACTTACAGCATTTACCTGACTTGATTCGAAGTCATGACATAAAAAGCCCGGCTTTAATTGTCATTGGCGAAGTTGTAGCCCTGGCATCTGAATTGAGCTGGTTTCAGCAGCATGAGCAGCATGACACACCGCAAACAACAAGCCATGTGGCTTAGGAGGAAATGTATGGCGTTATCACATTTACAACAACTGGAAGCAGAAAGCATTCATATCTTCCGGGAAGTCGCTGCTGAATTTAAGAAGCCTGTCATGCTGTATTCGATCGGCAAAGATTCATCGGTGCTTTTGCACCTTGCCTTAAAAGCCTTTGCTCCTGGCCGTTTGCCTTTCCCGTTGCTGCACGTAGACACCGGCTGGAAGTTTCGTGAAATGATTCATTTTCGGGATCAGGTCAGCGAGCGTTATGGTCTGGATTTGCTTGTGCACCAGAACCAGAAAGGCATTGATGCGGGCATTAATCCTTTTATTCATGGTAGTGAAAAACATACCACCATTATGAAAACCGAAGGCCTTAAACAGGCACTGGACCAGTACGGTTTTGACGCTGCTTTTGGAGGCGCACGTCGTGATGAAGAAAAGTCACGTGCGAAAGAGCGGGTTTTTTCTTTTCGGAATCGTCATCACCACTGGGATCCTAAGCAGCAGCGCCCGGAATTGTGGAATCTGTACAACAGCGAGATTAATGACGGCGAAAGCATTCGGGTTTTCCCCCTGTCGAACTGGACCGAGCTGGATATCTGGCAATACATTCAGCAGGAGCAGATAGATATAGTGCCGCTTTATTTTGCTCAACCCCGCCCCGTAGTCAGACAAGGCAACAGCTTGTTGATGGTAGACGATGAGCGTTTTCCGCTGACAGACGATGACAAGGTTGAACATCTGTCTGTTCGTTTTCGCACTTTGGGTTGTTACCCATTAACAGGGGCTGTGCTGTCGCAGGCAACCACCCTGGATGAAATTATCGAAGAAATGTTAAGGGCGAGAACCTCAGAGCGACAGGGTCGGGCAATCGATCAGGATCAGTCAGGTATGGAATTGAAAAAACGGGAGGGTTATTTCTGATGGCAGTCACAACAACGTCTTTAAATAAACAACTGGATAACCTGGGCATTCAGGATTATCTGAAAGCGCATCAACAACGATCCTTATTAAGAGTACTGACCTGTGGCAGCGTAGATGATGGCAAAAGCACGCTCATTGGGCGCCTTTTGCATGACAGTCAGCAACTCTATGATGATCAACTGGATGCTTTAAATCAGGATACTAAAGGGCGCACCAGTGACGGCGACCTTGAACTTGCCATGCTGGTGGATGGCCTGCTGGCAGAGCGTGAGCAGGGTATAACTATTGATGTTGCGTATCGCTACTTTTCTACGCAACAACGCAAGTTCATTCTGGCTGACACCCCAGGCCATGAGCAGTATACCCGCAATATGGTCACCGGTGCTTCGAACTCTGAAGTGGCTATTGTTCTGGTTGATGGCCGTCACGGTGTCATGGCACAAACTCGCCGGCATAGTTTTATTTGTGCGTTGCTGGGCATTAAAAGCTTTATTTTTGCCGTCAATAAAATGGATTTAGTGGCTTATGATGAGCAGAGATTCGAGCAGATAAATCATGATATTCATGAACTGGCCCGGACTTTAGAGTTATCCGATATTAATGTGGTACCGCTGAGTGCTTTGAAAGGTGAAAATATTCTGCATAACTCAGAGCAGATGCCCTGGTACAGCCGGGAAGCCTTGCTGCCCTTATTGGAAAACATAGAGGTCGCCGCTAAAGAAGACTGCAATACCCGTTTTGTAGTGCAGTATGTTAACCGCCCCCATCAGGATTTTCGGGGCTATGCCGGGACTTTAAGTAGTGGGCAACTGAGCCGCGGCCAATCCGTGACTCTCTATCCGTCCCTTCAACAAAGCCGGATTCAGGATTTATACAATGCTCAGGGGCATTGTCAGCAGGTCTTTGCCAGAGAAGCCATCACTCTGACTCTGGAGGACAATATTGACGTCAGTCGGGGTGATTGGATAGTGCCTGGCGGTGATGAAGTAACGGTCAGCAATCAACTGCACGCCACTGTGGTCTGGTTTGATGAAAACCCACTGATAACAGAACACTGGTATAAGTTAAAACTCGGCAGCCAGAAAGTATCCGCGCGCATCAGCCGTATTGTGCATACCCTGGACATTAATGACTTCTCCAGACACCCCAGTGATCAGGTTAGCATTAACGATGTGGCCCAACTTCATATCGAGCTCAGTCAGCCGGTGCCTGTTGATCTGGCCTCTGAGTCGGCGGCGACCGGTAGCTTTATTCTGATTGACCCTATAACCAACGCGACTGTCGCGGCCGGATTAGTGAATCAGATAAGCAGGGAACGGGCGGAACAGCCTTCAACTGAGCTGTCTTTTGTTATCGAACTGCAGCAATTAATACGCAAGCATTTTCCGCAATGGAAACTGGAAGATGTTGCCGATGTTATCCGGAAAACCTGATGCAACTTGCCGGTGTGTTGTTGCTGTTAGCCGGGTTGGTCGCTGGGCTTATTTTCAGCCAGCGGTCGCCTGCTATCTTTTTTGCAGGCGCATTGTTAACCGGTTATGTACTGGGCTGGATACCGCTCGATAAAGCCTTGCACAATTTCACCAATAGTTCGCTGGTTACCCTGGTGCTGTTAATTCTGTGCGCGATTGCGATTGAAAAATCGCGCCTGACCTCGTGGTTGAGCCGGCAGTTTTCCAGTGCTTCGTTAACAGTAGTGATTACGCGGCTGACACTTACCAGTGCTGTACTGTCTGCGTTCATTAATAATACTGCGGTAGTGTCTACTTTAATGAGCTCACTGCGTCAGCACCCTCATTTTGCGGCGTCTAAATTGCTGCTACCGCTTTCCTACAGTGCCATTATGGGTGGCATGCTTACCCTGATTGGTACTTCTACGAACTTAATCGTAAACAGTTTTATTGAAGAAGCGGGCCTGCCGGGATTTTCCTTTTTTGACTTTACCCTACTGGGACTAACCGCTTTCGCAATTGGCTTTTTTGTACTTCTGCTGGGTGCTCGCTGGTTGCCGGACAACAGCAGTCGTCAACCGAAAGAGTCGTCTTATTATGTCACCGCGCAGGTACCTGAAGGCAGTCCACTTATCGGACATAGCGTCGAGAATAATGGACTCAGGCACTTAAAATCACTGTACCTTGCTGATATTCAACGCGCGCAGAAAAACCTTTGTCCTGTTAGTCCGGATATTCAGTTGAGAGCTGGCGACTGTCTGCATTTTGTGGGTAATTTAACGGCAATACCTCAATTGCAGGAAATTCCCGGATTGGAGTTCACGCCTCAACAGCAGCAACATGAATTTGAATTGATGGAAGCCGTTATCAGCAATAGCTCTTCTACGCCGCTTTCGTTGTCACGCAGTGTGGCTGTGGTCATTGCATTCCTGGGCGTGCTACTGCTTTCTTTGCTGAATATAGTGCCCCTGGTTAAAGGGCTGACGGTATTGCTGGTTTTATATCTACTGACCAGAACCATTAAGCTGAGCGATATTCGCGAGCGCTTTCCTCTGGAGCTTTTCATTATTGTGGGTTCTGCAATAGGTCTGGCCCAGTTAATGATGGACTCGGGAGTTGCAGGCCTGATGGCTTCCGGGTTGTCTGCTGTGGTAGGGGAAAACAGCCCGTGGCTGGCCCTTGCTGCAGTTTTCCTCGCTACCTGGTTATTTACCGAAGTGATTACCAACAATGCTGCCGCGGCTCTTATTTTCCCGGTGGCTTATTCACTGGCTTTGCAGTTAGGGGTCGACCCCACGCCCTTTTTTATGGCGGTTGCCTTTGGTGCTTCCGCCAGTTTTATCTCTCCGTTCGGTTACCAGACCAACTTAATGGTGTATAGCGCAGGTAACTATAAATTCAGAGACTACCTGCGCCTTGGTGGCCCCTTGTGCCTGGTATACAGCAGCACTGTGTTGCTCTTGTTGCCCAGGTTTTTCCCTTTTTAATAGTGGATAAGAACATGACAGCATTGGTATTCTGGCAACAACATAAAATCACCCAAAAACAGCGCAACCTGTTGAATGGCCACGGTTCCGGGGTCGTATGGTTTACCGGATTAAGTGGTTCAGGTAAATCAACGCTGGCCGGGGCTCTGGAAGAGGCGCTGTATCAGCGCCAGGTGCGTACCTATCTGTTGGACGGCGATAATCTAAGACATGGGTTATGTGTTGATCTGGGCTTCAGTGAGAAGGACCGTACAGAAAGCTTAAGAAGAGCAGGTGAAGTTGCCTCCCTGATGAGCGAGAGTGGTCTGCTGGTACTGGCTGCTTTTGTGTCTCCACTACGGTCTCAGCGGGAGCAATTGAAGGAACAGATCGGCAAGGAGAATTTCCTCGAGATTCATGTAGCTACCTCGCTGGAGGAGTGTGAGCGGCGTGATGTGAAAGGTTTGTATGCAAGGGCACGGTCTGGAGAACTGACTGGTATGACAGGTATCTCAGCGCCCTATGAAAGCCCAGTGCAAGCTGATTTACGTCTGCATACGGAGTCTGATTCGATGGAAAAATCAGTAGCTGCACTGCTGCAGCTACTGGAAGAGAAAGGCTGGTTACCTGTCTGGTAACCAGCTGTGGTGTGCGTTCAATTTGCTTTAGCCGTTGGCGGTTTGCAGAGCGGGTTGTTGGGGGGCGTGCTCAATTTCAGGGGGACGTAGTCCTAGTGTGTGACAAATGGCGTAAGTTTGTTCAGCACGGTTGAGTGTATAAAAGTGGAACTCACCGACACCTTCCCGGCTGAGTACCCGGACCTGGTCAATAGCCACGGATGCTCCCACCAGAGAGCGGGTAGTGGGGTCATCTTCCAAGCCATTAAAGCGCCGTTGCAGCCAATAAGGAACCCTGACATTGGTCAGTTTAGCGAACCTTTGTAGGGTTCCGAAGTTACCTATAGGCAGGATCCCAGGCACGATCTCTGCTTCAATGCCTACGCTGACACAGCGATCGCGAAAGCGCAGATAGCTCTCTACATCAAAGAAAAACTGAGTGATGGCGCGGCTGGCACCGGCATCTACTTTACGTTTAAGCTCCATCAGGTCGGCCTGTGGACTGCGCGCTTCAGGGTGAACATTGGGGTAGGCTGCTACGGATATATCGAAGTCGTGCTCCTGTTTTAATAGATGTATCAGGTCAAGGGCACTTTGGCCCGTATTCAAGCGACCTGGTTGCGCATCTCCCCGCAGAGCAACAATATGACGAATACCATTTTTCCAGTAATCGCGTGCGATATCCCTGAGCTCCTCAGCTGGCGTATCGATGCAGGTTAAATGTGGGGTTGCGATCAACCCCGTTCGATCATGAATTTGCTTAATCATATTATGCGTGCGTTGGCGAGACTCCTCTCCGTGACCATAGGTCACGGAGACAAATCTTGGCTTTAACGGGGCCAGCCTGTTCAACGCTTTCCACAGGGTTTGTTCCGCTTCGGGAGTGCCCGGTGGAAAGAACTCGAACGATACCTGAGTGTCGTTATTCAGTTCACTGATACTTTGGTTAAGCAACTCTAAGTGCTGTGCATGTGACAGTGACATATAACCTCCTCATCAGGCTGCCTTGGCCTTATTGCGTAAATTACGCGCGGCGGTAACCATGTTGCGTAATGCCGGGCGCACTTCGTCCCAGCTTCGGGTTTTCAGACCGCAGTCCGGATTTACCCATAAGCGTTCTGCTGGCAGATAGGCCTGAGTGCGGCTTATTAACGCCTGAATTTCTTCAACATCAGGAACCCGTGGACTGTGAATATCGTAAACACCTGGCCCAATTTCATTCGGGTAGTGGTATTCACGGAACACATCCAGCAGCTCGCTGGCGCTGCGCGAGGTCTCTATGGTGATGACGTCCGCATCCAGATCCGCAATAGCATCAATAATGGCGTTAAATTCCGAGTAACACATATGGGTATGGATTTGAGTGTTATCCTGAGCACCCGCAGAAGCTAACCGGAAAGCTTGTACAGCCCAGTCGAAATAGGCTTTTTGCTCACTAATTTTTAAAGGCAGCAGTTCACGAAAAGCAGGTTCATCAATTTGGATGATTTTAATACCGGCTTTTTCCAGGTCAGCAACTTCATCGCGTAGCGCCAGGGCAATTTGCTGAGCAATG from Aliidiomarina minuta encodes:
- the cysN gene encoding sulfate adenylyltransferase subunit CysN; protein product: MAVTTTSLNKQLDNLGIQDYLKAHQQRSLLRVLTCGSVDDGKSTLIGRLLHDSQQLYDDQLDALNQDTKGRTSDGDLELAMLVDGLLAEREQGITIDVAYRYFSTQQRKFILADTPGHEQYTRNMVTGASNSEVAIVLVDGRHGVMAQTRRHSFICALLGIKSFIFAVNKMDLVAYDEQRFEQINHDIHELARTLELSDINVVPLSALKGENILHNSEQMPWYSREALLPLLENIEVAAKEDCNTRFVVQYVNRPHQDFRGYAGTLSSGQLSRGQSVTLYPSLQQSRIQDLYNAQGHCQQVFAREAITLTLEDNIDVSRGDWIVPGGDEVTVSNQLHATVVWFDENPLITEHWYKLKLGSQKVSARISRIVHTLDINDFSRHPSDQVSINDVAQLHIELSQPVPVDLASESAATGSFILIDPITNATVAAGLVNQISRERAEQPSTELSFVIELQQLIRKHFPQWKLEDVADVIRKT
- the metF gene encoding methylenetetrahydrofolate reductase, whose amino-acid sequence is MSLSHAQHLELLNQSISELNNDTQVSFEFFPPGTPEAEQTLWKALNRLAPLKPRFVSVTYGHGEESRQRTHNMIKQIHDRTGLIATPHLTCIDTPAEELRDIARDYWKNGIRHIVALRGDAQPGRLNTGQSALDLIHLLKQEHDFDISVAAYPNVHPEARSPQADLMELKRKVDAGASRAITQFFFDVESYLRFRDRCVSVGIEAEIVPGILPIGNFGTLQRFAKLTNVRVPYWLQRRFNGLEDDPTTRSLVGASVAIDQVRVLSREGVGEFHFYTLNRAEQTYAICHTLGLRPPEIEHAPQQPALQTANG
- a CDS encoding SLC13 family permease, translating into MQLAGVLLLLAGLVAGLIFSQRSPAIFFAGALLTGYVLGWIPLDKALHNFTNSSLVTLVLLILCAIAIEKSRLTSWLSRQFSSASLTVVITRLTLTSAVLSAFINNTAVVSTLMSSLRQHPHFAASKLLLPLSYSAIMGGMLTLIGTSTNLIVNSFIEEAGLPGFSFFDFTLLGLTAFAIGFFVLLLGARWLPDNSSRQPKESSYYVTAQVPEGSPLIGHSVENNGLRHLKSLYLADIQRAQKNLCPVSPDIQLRAGDCLHFVGNLTAIPQLQEIPGLEFTPQQQQHEFELMEAVISNSSSTPLSLSRSVAVVIAFLGVLLLSLLNIVPLVKGLTVLLVLYLLTRTIKLSDIRERFPLELFIIVGSAIGLAQLMMDSGVAGLMASGLSAVVGENSPWLALAAVFLATWLFTEVITNNAAAALIFPVAYSLALQLGVDPTPFFMAVAFGASASFISPFGYQTNLMVYSAGNYKFRDYLRLGGPLCLVYSSTVLLLLPRFFPF
- the cysC gene encoding adenylyl-sulfate kinase → MTALVFWQQHKITQKQRNLLNGHGSGVVWFTGLSGSGKSTLAGALEEALYQRQVRTYLLDGDNLRHGLCVDLGFSEKDRTESLRRAGEVASLMSESGLLVLAAFVSPLRSQREQLKEQIGKENFLEIHVATSLEECERRDVKGLYARARSGELTGMTGISAPYESPVQADLRLHTESDSMEKSVAALLQLLEEKGWLPVW